tttttctttttttttaaatcaacctGGGAAGTGCCTCCTTGACTGTTTCCCCGTCATTTAGTCAACATGGCTTCAATAAGGGAAAGAGCTGCGGTGTTAAACCTTGAAGAGAAACTGTGTGTTCGTCCTCAAGGTAAGCTAATGAAACGCGTTTCAGCAAGGTGTTGTGATATCTGCACCATAGGGCCCGCACGTGCTGTGGCACAGAAATTAAAAGTGAtcagtctctctgttttttgatTAACCCCAGTGCTCCTCAGAGACAGAGTCTAGCcgtttcattttcttttttcatccgTGTTCTGCTCTCAAATTGTCTTGTATTGCTGTTTATCTGTGCACCAACCTTACACAGGTCATCAGTTAACTGCGGTCTGACTGAGTTTGTTCTCCTTGtatcatgtttctctgtgactttTAGCTCGTGGAGTGGCCAGTAAACTAGTAGACCTACAGTCTTTCTCCTTGTGGAGTGGCCTAATCTCGCACCTCCGGTCTTCTGTCAGGGTGAAGTGTCGACGAGTACACCTCAAGTTCCACAGCGACTGTTTCCTTGGCTCAGAGGCTGTTGATGTGTTGACAGAACATATTATCCATGTGAAGGGCttagagggtgtgtgtgtgcttgataGTGGGTTTTTATTAGTGGTAGCATCCTGTGTTATTTCCTTAAATTTTATTAATCAAATGATTAATAAAATTTAATGATTAATCAGCTGAGGGTTCTGTATGACCCAAGCCATCCTCTCattattctctctttttgtctatGACATCAAAAGTCATTCAGCAGGTTGCTATTCAACCCTTATGTTTGACTAAAACTAAAGGTACCAGCGTGTCACGGGAcaaagtggtgtgtgtgtgccaggttCTGTTGGACTGTAACGTGTTTGAGGCAGTGGGAACCAACGTGTTTGGGAAAGACAAGAAGCTAGATGCCTTTCAGGACAGCAAGAGTAGTCTTTACAGGTTAGATACATACAAAGCCACACACTACATTACAGTGAAAGAAGAATTTCTAACAGTCATCCATGTGGGCTGTGAATGAAATTTTATCTGCCtttaaaatgttacacacaGGTTTCTAAATATGCATATGCCATCAGTTGATGAACTGGAGAGAGGTATGCTTGTGAATGGGATCCAACAACTCTTCTGCAGTGCTCCTTCAGACAGGTATGAAATCTAAATGATTTTAAACCTCATTTTGCATCAGTTGCCAGTATTTAAACATGTAATGCTTTTCAATACATTGAGGTtcacaaaatattagaaatacatgTCACTGATATGCATTctgacacagcaacacaactaCTGCCTCCAAAATGACCCTAGAGTTGAACCAAAACCTATTTCATACAGTGTCAAAACTAAACATTGTAACTGTACAAAGACAAATTTTATTGCAGCGTTACTGTGATAATATATATACTGTGATAATATATATAAGATAATACCTTAAACTGTGTATATATACTCAGCATCATGAACTGTCAGCCATCTAGGCTATGTTAAATGTACATAGATAAAATTACATATCTTGTCATGTGGAAGTATTTTTTACAGTCTGAAAATTGGGATTGGACTGAATGAAGTATTAAAGCCAGAAAGTGTTATGGTTGACCTTTAATGAAGGCATGTGAAGAGTGAAAATCAAGGTATGCCGGTGCGGTataatgttgtgtttaatgttgttaaaaGCGTAGTCAGGAGCCGTGAGTGAAATAGTCTCTTATACAAATGTTTTCCTTTCAGAAAAGACCTCAGTATGAGCAAAGTTTGAAGGACATGGCTGGTTGAGGTTGGCATTTAATGTTGTTAGTCTCAATCTATTATGCGTCATCCATTTTAGCTAGAAGTAGAAGTGGGGAGTGTGAATACAGTCCTCCCTCATGGTATGTAATATTTTATATCATAATCATGATACACATCATGATATAGTACATTTCTGGAAATTCTGTCTAAAAAAtgattaaagataaaaaagtaCTTCATCAGTTTGATGTAAAAGTTCTGTAAAACCAATGCCAATGCAGTCCTGTTCACTGATTTGCAATATTGATCACAATGGTATAATCCGAACAGAGATATTAAAAGGAAAGCTGCCTCTGTATAAATGATAGAAATCTCTACAAGAAAGGCAAATCTTTATCAACTAATTGTATATATCATCATTTTGTCTAACCTGTGCTATTCTTAAAATACTTCCCAACATGAGCTCTCAATTGTCTATGTTTTGCTCTTCAGGCAGAAAGAACAGACATGTTCCACTGAGACACATGTTCAGATGTCCACCCGTGTCATATTCACTCAAGCATCCACAAAAGCAAATCAGCTGGACACTCCTGTCACTGCCAGCCTGTCATTGGAGACTGTGGTGGACAATCTGAGTCTGAGTCCCAGCAGAGTGCAGACTGACTCTGTGTTACCACAATCATGTAAGTCATGTTAACCTTAAAGCACAGATATAGATTTTGGGGGAGATGGGGCCAGATGTGTCCTATTAATGCAGCAAACATACAAGGTAtttctattaaataatgagactggttcacagtcacactgagtgttgtatattaaaggttgggtattagtgacgtctttagttcactgctagctactgattgaagtgcacatgtttttgctaaggtgtcagaaaatgattagtttaaaagttgagcaactcattaattagatttttttttttggtgaaattgaagaaaacagcagctgaatcttttcgCACATTAACCAAGgtgtatggggaacactgcatgtcatgtgcacgtgtgtttgaatggcacaaaagatttagtgaaggcagagaggatgtccaagacgatgaacgtTCTGGGAGCCCATgaacatcaaaaacttctgaaaacattcaacaaacagttgtatcagtatcagtataagaatgagagcagaagagggctccactgataaaaagagaaaaagtccaAAGAGAGAAACCACAGTTGTGGGAAAATTGTTTCATTCTTCATCAAGACAACGTGCCAGTTCACACTGCTCTCTCAGTAAAGCAGTttctcaaaggaacacgttttgagtctgtgtcagaagttaagaaaagaacgacagaggctctgagacaactgtccaaagaagacctactgcactgctttgatcagtggaagacctgaatgcagcggtGTGTTGATGGAGAAGGGaggatgttgaaggagaaagacaatgaatgaaaatgaaaatgtctatGTTCagtaaaattgtattacagcattagtctcattatttaatagccatatcTTATAAATGTGCATCTTTTTTCTAAGGGATGAGCCTGTTGCTTCATGCATTGAGCAAAAGATGGGGAAGAACATCATTTCCCCTTTTAAAATGGAGCCATTTTGATTGAAAGTCATTTTAGTTTACAAGTTTCTTTGACTAGTTAAGTCTGAGTTTTACAAAATGTGCAGCAGGTGTTCACAGGTGAAGTGTTAGTCTAAACTCTGAGgcaagaaagaagagaaaaataacataCTTGCATAATTTCCCTAAATTAGTATATAATTAGTATTAGTATTGAGTATACaattgtaaaatatgttttttgttctgttccACAGTGGTAGATGAGGTGTGGCAGGAACAGACTCTGCTCAGGCTGCTACACCTGGTGGAGCTCCCCCTCCTGGAAGGGGTACTTCAGTGCAGCCAGACTCCATCACCAACCCCTTCATCTCACCTGCTGGCTCACAGTAACATAGACCTTATCTATAGCAGCAACCACCTGGACAGACAGATCCTCAAGGCCCTCAGGGAGACTCAGTATGTTTGGCTTTTAAAATCATTAGCTATTTTGACTGTTGAATTAATTGTACTTAACAACTGTTAGTAGTCAGAAGTACAACAGTATATGGCAGCATGTGACTTGTCACAGATGTGActgcactttttattttatgtactTCTGTGGCTGCTTTCTCAGGTGGCTGCTATAAGTTTCACCTCAAGGTGTTGGAATAAAGATGTATATCTACAAGCTCCTGATCTTACTCTTTGCAAGATATTAAATATGCATATTTGGCAGAATGTCTGGCTCATCACTAATTTGACAGCAGTATAGTCTATTTAATTGAATCTAATAAAATGTTTCAATAGGGAGGATGAATGGCTCTGTGCAGCTCTGGACTGCCTTGACTTCCTGTCTGACCAGCCAGTGGTGGAGCTGAGCAGGGACCTGCCTTACTGTTTCCGTCAAGATCAGGGGAGCTGTGACCAAGTCCAAGCTGGTAGTAGTATCCAAGATGGGGGCAAATGTTTGGATGGATGTCAGTGTGGGGGATTAGTAGTCCCTGTTtgaacttttgttgtgatttgattctttctttcttactgtatttttgtttatttagcttcagggttgttttttttttttaaagttaactAGATGCATTAGACACAAcctgtgttcattttaactTGCATTAACTGATGTGGGCAATGTAACCAtccatttctgtatttttggcTCAGCTACACTGATTTCTGTGTCCACACCAGGCTATAACAGTGATGAGCCTCGTCTCTCTCAAAGTAGTTTGGCCCAGTGTAAGCTCCTGCTGTACAGGACCCTGGTGAAACACTACAGCTACACAGACAAACCTCCACTGCTGCCACAGTGCATGACTGACGTCTATGCAGCCATCGCTGATCTGCTGGGTAAGAAATAGGACTGAAGCTCAGATACTGTGGTTtgtcaagaaaagaaaaagctgatttTGTCACTAACTTAgattcacattcagttttaAGTGAACCAGGTGTAGTAGCAGAGTGTGTTTCTTTACCCAAGTTGTCCAACTCCAGgttaaatgtcattaaaaacatcaacatcacctGTATTTGTGTCTTGTATTTTGTCTTTCCAGTGAATGCAAAGTTAGACAAGGCTCTTGaggctctgcagctctgcttgaAGTTGCTGCCACCTAGCTGCAGAGATGAGCTGCGCAGGCTGCTTACATTCATAGCTCTCGCAGCTGATCCTCAAGGGATAAAACTGGATAAGGAGGTGAGAGGTGGTGATCTTACATTGgataatgcattttaaaaatgtcaaaaagaaaaattttGCAAACATTGAAAGGCATCAATGTGATGCAGCCTCTTAAGAAGTAGCATGGAAGGGGTACTTGCCTCCACAGCTGTTctatctgttttcttttctgtaattTGACACTTAAGATGTGCTGTTGAATCCTTAGTTGGAAAACAGATTAGCAGTGAAGAGGTCTTTCTTCAGAGCGATTATCCACAGCAAGGCTCTttcaaaagagaaagaggaccTGATTGCAGTCTTCATGCTCAGCAACATAAAGGAAATCTTCAAGGTAGGTAACACTGTCTGAATACATCATGTTTCTCCTGTCCTCCTGGATCTGTACCTGGACTTGCCAAATAAGCCATGATTCCAAAAGGGTCACTGTCGCCATGCAGCATTAACCCGTAAGAGCCCAGACCCATTTCTCCATTTAGGAAAGTTATAAATTATGGGGATtataaaacagactaaataGACTACATGTAACACATCTctgaagtttttttgtttgtttgtttttttttttaatttttaaaagatttttttgggGACTTCATTAGTTTGAAGTCAACTAAGAGGAACTTTCACTCACAGAACATTTATGGGTTATCTTATGGGTCTTATGGgttaaaaaatgattaaaaatgctATAAAACACTTTATCCTCCTTTTTTGTTATAAATTTGTATCTCTGAGTTAACCCTGCTGATGTCACCATGACATCACCAGGGCTAGTTTTTGAGAATCGCCAAAGCTCTTTCAGAGCCACACAAGATATTACTGCAGTATCTTCACAAGCTGAGTAATACTGCATTGACATGTAAACTCAACCTAAACCTAATATCTTGAGCTCCTCCTCAAACTGCAAAACAGAGTCTGGCCCTTTGTTATTAGTAAACCCTGGATATATTATACTGGCTTGAGGCTGACTTTAAAGTCTTTAAGCTTTGACATTCAGTGTGTTGTAACTCACAGTTGCTCAAATTGCTCAAACTGGGTTGCAAAATTTAGTTTAGAAATTGCTGTCTAAGGGCTTTGGTGAAAAGGTTAAATGTATATAGAAAAGAAAACCATTTTTTCAAGGGTAATTCACTTgacatttgattattttctgtcattaagTCATTTGTAACcaatatatttttctctttgctaCAGATACCAGGGGCTCTGCACAAAGGAGTGAGTGACAAGCTGGCTAGCCTTGTCCAGGGGAAG
Above is a window of Lates calcarifer isolate ASB-BC8 linkage group LG10, TLL_Latcal_v3, whole genome shotgun sequence DNA encoding:
- the LOC108902278 gene encoding DEP domain-containing protein 7 isoform X1, encoding MASIRERAAVLNLEEKLCVRPQARGVASKLVDLQSFSLWSGLISHLRSSVRVKCRRVHLKFHSDCFLGSEAVDVLTEHIIHVKGLEGTSVSRDKVVCVCQVLLDCNVFEAVGTNVFGKDKKLDAFQDSKSSLYRFLNMHMPSVDELERGMLVNGIQQLFCSAPSDRQKEQTCSTETHVQMSTRVIFTQASTKANQLDTPVTASLSLETVVDNLSLSPSRVQTDSVLPQSLVDEVWQEQTLLRLLHLVELPLLEGVLQCSQTPSPTPSSHLLAHSNIDLIYSSNHLDRQILKALRETQEDEWLCAALDCLDFLSDQPVVELSRDLPYCFRQDQGSCDQVQAGSYNSDEPRLSQSSLAQCKLLLYRTLVKHYSYTDKPPLLPQCMTDVYAAIADLLVNAKLDKALEALQLCLKLLPPSCRDELRRLLTFIALAADPQGIKLDKELENRLAVKRSFFRAIIHSKALSKEKEDLIAVFMLSNIKEIFKIPGALHKGVSDKLASLVQGKQLDVTGSPSCQQVSSRTCTDSTKKTTKQELWALLNSIHMDPKVSAKDRKRLLRQFYQAHPHIFNQYFGDSAVNVL
- the LOC108902278 gene encoding DEP domain-containing protein 7 isoform X2, which gives rise to MASIRERAAVLNLEEKLCVRPQARGVASKLVDLQSFSLWSGLISHLRSSVRVKCRRVHLKFHSDCFLGSEAVDVLTEHIIHVKGLEGTSVSRDKVVCVCQVLLDCNVFEAVGTNVFGKDKKLDAFQDSKSSLYRFLNMHMPSVDELERGMLVNGIQQLFCSAPSDRQKEQTCSTETHVQMSTRVIFTQASTKANQLDTPVTASLSLETVVDNLSLSPSRVQTDSVLPQSLVDEVWQEQTLLRLLHLVELPLLEGVLQCSQTPSPTPSSHLLAHSNIDLIYSSNHLDRQILKALRETQEDEWLCAALDCLDFLSDQPVVELSRDLPYCFRQDQGSCDQVQAGYNSDEPRLSQSSLAQCKLLLYRTLVKHYSYTDKPPLLPQCMTDVYAAIADLLVNAKLDKALEALQLCLKLLPPSCRDELRRLLTFIALAADPQGIKLDKELENRLAVKRSFFRAIIHSKALSKEKEDLIAVFMLSNIKEIFKIPGALHKGVSDKLASLVQGKQLDVTGSPSCQQVSSRTCTDSTKKTTKQELWALLNSIHMDPKVSAKDRKRLLRQFYQAHPHIFNQYFGDSAVNVL